From the genome of Erythrobacter litoralis, one region includes:
- a CDS encoding UrcA family protein, protein MRFALPLIALATVSTLGSAPAVAAPQGTEEVVTVRIAYDDLDLAKAEDRAVLEQRVDAQLRRACTLPSRPAYVVGPLVDEKCVREARTAALAEVERVAAAEARRGREIAAN, encoded by the coding sequence ATGCGTTTTGCTCTTCCCCTGATCGCTCTCGCCACCGTTTCCACCCTTGGTTCCGCGCCGGCCGTCGCCGCCCCGCAGGGCACCGAAGAAGTCGTCACCGTGCGCATCGCCTACGACGATCTCGACCTTGCCAAGGCGGAAGACCGCGCCGTGCTCGAACAGCGCGTCGATGCCCAGCTGCGCCGCGCCTGCACGCTGCCTTCGCGTCCGGCCTATGTCGTCGGCCCGCTGGTCGATGAAAAGTGCGTCAGGGAAGCCCGCACCGCCGCGCTCGCCGAAGTCGAGCGGGTCGCCGCTGCCGAAGCGCGCCGTGGCCGGGAAATCGCCGCCAACTGA